The Cellulomonas wangleii genome includes a region encoding these proteins:
- a CDS encoding glycine betaine ABC transporter substrate-binding protein: protein MRISPRHRTLGVLAALTLTLGACGTPGSGGGQAETAAAGSDLPACEPIAGESLVVLEDDKGLQNADNIIPAVNAQVAADHPEAVELLDSVSAALDTERLIGLNKAVDVDRRTSTEVAGEFVAEEGLAADDASTGTGTSLTIGAANFSESITLAEIYAEVLRSAGFDARAQTIGARETYLPALQSGELAAVPEYAATLATFLNAQVNGADAPTVASSDVDETVTALTPLAEESGIVVGEASDAQDQNAFAVTGEFAQEHDLQTLSDLAATCGDVVLAGPPECPERPFCQVGLEETYDLSVGEFKSYDFALIGQAVRQGDAAVGLVTSSDGSLAATDD, encoded by the coding sequence ATGCGCATCAGCCCGCGCCACCGCACCCTCGGCGTCCTCGCCGCCCTCACCCTGACGCTCGGCGCCTGCGGCACACCCGGGTCCGGCGGCGGTCAGGCCGAGACGGCCGCCGCCGGCTCCGACCTGCCGGCCTGCGAGCCGATCGCCGGCGAGAGCCTGGTCGTGCTCGAGGACGACAAGGGCCTGCAGAACGCCGACAACATCATCCCGGCGGTCAACGCCCAGGTGGCCGCCGACCACCCCGAGGCCGTCGAGCTCCTCGACTCCGTCTCGGCCGCGCTCGACACCGAACGGCTCATCGGTCTCAACAAGGCCGTGGACGTCGACCGGCGCACCTCCACCGAGGTCGCAGGAGAGTTCGTCGCCGAGGAGGGCCTGGCGGCGGACGACGCGAGCACCGGCACGGGCACGTCGCTGACGATCGGTGCGGCGAACTTCTCCGAGAGCATCACGCTGGCGGAGATCTACGCCGAGGTGCTGCGCAGCGCCGGCTTCGACGCCCGGGCCCAGACCATCGGTGCCCGCGAGACGTACCTGCCCGCGCTGCAGTCCGGTGAGCTGGCGGCGGTCCCGGAGTACGCCGCCACGCTGGCAACGTTCCTCAACGCGCAGGTCAACGGCGCCGACGCACCCACCGTGGCGTCCAGCGACGTGGACGAGACCGTGACCGCCCTGACACCCCTGGCCGAGGAGAGCGGGATCGTCGTCGGCGAGGCGTCGGACGCGCAGGACCAGAACGCGTTCGCCGTCACCGGGGAGTTCGCCCAGGAGCACGACCTGCAGACGCTGTCCGACCTCGCCGCCACCTGCGGCGACGTCGTGCTCGCCGGCCCGCCGGAGTGCCCCGAGCGGCCGTTCTGCCAGGTGGGGCTCGAGGAGACGTACGACCTGTCGGTCGGCGAGTTCAAGTCCTACGACTTCGCACTCATCGGCCAGGCGGTACGGCAGGGTGACGCGGCGGTGGGGCTCGTGACCTCGTCCGACGGCTCCCTGGCAGCCACGGACGACTGA
- a CDS encoding dihydrolipoyl dehydrogenase family protein encodes MADERSGSPERDGTGEAGRAADPGPQGGGTVDRSTRADDEFDVVVLGAGAVGENVADRASRTGLRVAVVEPALVGGECSYWACMPSKALLRPGDALAAARAVPGADAALTGDLDVAAVLARRDEVAAHWDDAGQVAWVEGAGLTLVRGHARFTGPRTLTVERADGTARPLRARHAVVVATGSVAVVPDAFAGVRAWTSREATSAHRVPPRLAVVGGGVVATEMATAFADLGSEVTVLVRGRRLLPAAEPFAGDAVARSLTDRGVRVAFGASVTSASRDEEGVHLTVERAGDDGAPGAADVVTVDEVLVATGRRPATDDLGLEVLGLRPGDPLAVDDRLQVTSVEGGWLFAAGDVTGRTATTHQGKYDARVVGDVVAARFDPRDPGAVSDDPAGLSRAAEAAAAPWSRYRATADAAAVPQVVFTRPQVAWVGRTEAAARAEGLDVEVLSYELGDLAGATVTAADYAGRAQLVVDRARDVVVGATFVGPDVADMLHAATVAVVGQVPLARLWHAVPSYPTLSEVWLRLLEAAGR; translated from the coding sequence ATGGCCGACGAGCGGAGCGGGTCCCCGGAGCGGGACGGCACGGGCGAGGCAGGACGGGCCGCCGACCCCGGTCCGCAGGGCGGCGGCACCGTGGACCGCTCGACCCGCGCCGACGACGAGTTCGACGTGGTCGTCCTCGGTGCCGGGGCGGTGGGGGAGAACGTCGCGGACCGCGCGTCGCGCACGGGGCTGCGCGTCGCCGTCGTGGAGCCGGCGTTGGTCGGCGGCGAGTGCTCCTACTGGGCGTGCATGCCCTCCAAGGCGCTGCTGCGGCCCGGCGACGCGCTCGCCGCGGCGCGCGCGGTGCCCGGCGCGGACGCCGCGCTGACCGGTGACCTCGACGTCGCGGCCGTGCTGGCCCGCCGCGACGAGGTCGCCGCCCACTGGGACGACGCCGGGCAGGTCGCCTGGGTCGAGGGTGCCGGGCTGACGCTCGTGCGGGGGCACGCGCGGTTCACGGGGCCGCGCACACTCACGGTCGAGAGGGCCGACGGGACCGCCCGCCCGTTGCGCGCCCGCCACGCGGTGGTCGTGGCCACCGGGTCGGTCGCCGTCGTGCCCGACGCCTTCGCGGGCGTGCGGGCGTGGACCAGCCGCGAGGCGACGTCCGCGCACCGGGTGCCCCCGCGGCTCGCCGTCGTCGGCGGTGGCGTGGTGGCCACCGAGATGGCCACCGCCTTCGCGGACCTCGGCAGCGAGGTCACGGTGCTGGTGCGCGGGCGGCGGCTGCTGCCGGCGGCCGAGCCGTTCGCCGGGGACGCCGTGGCGCGCAGCCTCACCGACCGCGGCGTGCGCGTCGCGTTCGGCGCGTCCGTGACGTCCGCGTCGCGCGACGAGGAGGGCGTGCACCTGACCGTGGAGCGCGCGGGCGACGACGGCGCGCCGGGCGCCGCCGACGTCGTCACGGTCGACGAGGTGCTGGTCGCCACGGGTCGCCGACCGGCCACGGACGACCTGGGGCTCGAGGTGCTCGGCCTGCGACCGGGTGATCCGCTGGCCGTGGACGACCGGTTGCAGGTGACGTCGGTCGAGGGTGGCTGGCTGTTCGCGGCGGGCGACGTCACGGGCCGCACGGCGACCACCCACCAGGGCAAGTACGACGCCCGGGTGGTGGGGGACGTCGTGGCCGCCCGGTTCGACCCGCGGGACCCGGGCGCCGTCTCGGACGACCCGGCGGGGCTGTCCCGTGCCGCCGAGGCCGCCGCCGCGCCCTGGAGCCGCTACCGCGCCACCGCCGACGCGGCGGCGGTGCCGCAGGTCGTCTTCACCCGGCCCCAGGTGGCCTGGGTCGGGCGGACCGAGGCGGCGGCGCGTGCGGAGGGGCTGGACGTCGAGGTCCTGTCCTACGAGCTGGGTGACCTCGCCGGTGCCACCGTCACCGCGGCGGACTACGCGGGCCGGGCGCAGCTCGTCGTGGACCGCGCGCGCGACGTGGTGGTCGGGGCGACGTTCGTCGGCCCGGACGTCGCCGACATGCTGCACGCGGCGACCGTCGCGGTCGTCGGGCAGGTGCCGCTCGCGCGGCTGTGGCACGCGGTGCCCTCGTACCCGACCCTCAGCGAGGTGTGGCTGCGGCTGCTGGAGGCGGCGGGTCGCTGA